A genomic segment from Centroberyx gerrardi isolate f3 chromosome 22, fCenGer3.hap1.cur.20231027, whole genome shotgun sequence encodes:
- the lsm5 gene encoding U6 snRNA-associated Sm-like protein LSm5 encodes MAATPATNPSQLLPLELVDKCIGSRIHIVMKTDKEIVGTLLGFDDFVNMVLEDVTEFEITPEGRRITKLDQILLNGNNITMLIPGGEGPEV; translated from the exons ATGGCGGCTACACCAGCAACAAACCCATCACAGTTGCTCCCACTTG AGCTTGTGGACAAATGTATCGGCTCTCGGATCCACATCGTCATGAAGACCGACAAGGAGATTGTCGGCACCCTGCTGGGTTTCGACGACTTTGTCA ATATGGTGTTGGAGGATGTGACAGAATT TGAAATCACACCAGAGGGAAGAAGGATAACCAAACTGGACCAGATCCTTCTCAATGGCAACAACATCACCATG CTCATACCTGGAGGAGAAGGACCTGAAGTATGA